One genomic segment of Leptolyngbya sp. FACHB-261 includes these proteins:
- a CDS encoding NAD(P)H-dependent oxidoreductase, whose protein sequence is MGKPNQILILFAHPALEKSRVNRCLIQAVKGLDSVTIHDLYEVYPNFHIDVKFEQNLLLEHDIIVFHHPFYWYSSPALLKEWQDLVLEHGFAYGHEGIALRGKKFLTAITTGGGEQAYSQKGYNRFTIRQLLVPFEQTANLCGMEYLPPFVVQGTHKLREQNQIFKHAEDYHSVITALRDNRVDWEQLRQLKHFNQHLAQAIPTSEVTHHA, encoded by the coding sequence ATGGGTAAACCCAACCAGATACTAATTTTGTTTGCTCATCCTGCATTAGAAAAGTCACGGGTGAATCGCTGCCTGATTCAAGCCGTCAAAGGGCTAGACTCAGTCACCATTCACGATCTTTACGAGGTTTATCCTAACTTCCATATTGATGTGAAGTTTGAGCAGAATCTCCTCCTTGAACACGACATTATTGTCTTTCACCATCCTTTCTACTGGTACAGCAGTCCTGCCCTTTTGAAGGAGTGGCAGGATTTAGTGCTGGAGCATGGGTTTGCCTATGGACACGAAGGTATTGCCCTCCGAGGCAAGAAGTTTCTCACAGCCATTACAACGGGTGGCGGTGAGCAGGCTTATAGCCAGAAGGGATACAACCGCTTCACGATTCGACAACTGCTGGTGCCCTTCGAGCAAACGGCAAATCTCTGTGGCATGGAGTATCTGCCCCCCTTTGTGGTTCAGGGAACCCACAAGCTACGCGAGCAAAACCAGATCTTCAAGCATGCTGAGGACTACCACAGCGTCATCACAGCCCTACGTGACAACAGAGTGGACTGGGAACAGCTCAGACAGCTTAAGCACTTTAATCAACACCTGGCTCAGGCCATACCGACTTCAGAGGTGACGCACCATGCATAG
- the kefC gene encoding glutathione-regulated potassium-efflux system protein KefC — MHSEGFFFQAFVYLMAAVLSVPIAQRLGLGSVLGYLLAGVIIGPFVLGFVGQEGSDVMHFAEFGVVMMLFLVGLELQPSLLWRLRVPILGLGGLQVAVTSLGIAGLGLLFGLSWQMALAVGMILSLSSTAIVLQTLNEKGLTKTEAGQSAFSVLLFQDIAVIPMLALLPLLEIARSSANSSVTVAANGLVFAAAETAEQGAALPGWQQALLVMGTVGGIIVAGRFLMRPVFRFIANTRLREMFTASALLLVIGITLAMQLVGLSPALGTFVAGVVLADNEYRHELETDIEPFKGLLLGLFFISVGASIDFNLLFQQPLLILGLVLGLAIAKFGVLFVLSKLFRLELSQGLMFAFALAQGGEFAFVLFSFATQNNILTPAVANPLVVVVALSMVLTPLLMIINEKLVQPRFRDLTPRPEADEIDDNENPVIIAGFGRFGQIVGRLLLANGCTITVLDHNATQIEMLRRFDWKVFYGDASRTDLLHAAGAEQAKLLVIAIDDPEKTLETVDRVRKHFPHLKILARASDRRHAYELIRRGVEVVQRETFGSALEMGVEALKALGVRSYRAHRAANTFREHDEQALQDMAHFTGDEKGLLARSRQMARDLEQLLRSDDRELTQDIDRAWDTTTLRKDR; from the coding sequence ATGCATAGCGAAGGCTTCTTCTTTCAGGCGTTTGTTTATCTCATGGCCGCAGTGCTGTCGGTGCCCATTGCCCAGCGCTTGGGACTCGGCTCAGTATTGGGCTATCTGCTAGCAGGGGTGATTATCGGACCCTTTGTCCTGGGTTTTGTGGGGCAGGAGGGCAGTGATGTCATGCACTTCGCCGAGTTTGGGGTCGTCATGATGCTGTTTCTAGTTGGCTTAGAACTGCAACCCTCGCTGTTGTGGCGGTTGCGGGTGCCTATCTTGGGGCTAGGTGGTTTGCAGGTGGCAGTGACTAGCCTGGGGATTGCGGGTCTCGGGCTTCTGTTTGGGCTCTCCTGGCAGATGGCACTGGCAGTAGGCATGATTCTCTCGCTGTCTTCAACCGCGATCGTGCTCCAAACGCTCAACGAGAAGGGGTTGACCAAAACCGAAGCTGGACAGTCGGCTTTCTCGGTGCTGCTATTTCAAGACATCGCGGTCATTCCCATGCTGGCCCTCCTGCCCTTGCTGGAGATCGCCCGTTCATCTGCCAATTCATCGGTCACTGTGGCTGCCAATGGCCTAGTTTTCGCCGCCGCGGAAACGGCAGAACAAGGCGCAGCCCTACCGGGTTGGCAACAAGCCCTGCTGGTGATGGGAACGGTGGGTGGCATTATCGTTGCCGGTCGGTTCCTAATGCGCCCGGTCTTTCGATTTATCGCCAATACCCGGTTGCGCGAGATGTTTACCGCAAGCGCCTTGCTTTTAGTCATTGGGATTACCCTGGCCATGCAACTGGTGGGGCTCTCCCCCGCGTTGGGCACGTTTGTTGCGGGCGTCGTCCTGGCAGATAACGAGTACCGTCACGAATTAGAGACTGACATCGAACCTTTCAAAGGCTTGTTGTTGGGGCTGTTTTTTATCTCTGTTGGCGCCAGTATTGACTTTAATTTGCTGTTCCAACAACCCTTGCTAATTTTGGGTCTTGTCCTGGGGCTGGCAATCGCTAAGTTTGGCGTGTTGTTCGTGCTGTCGAAGCTCTTCAGATTGGAATTGAGCCAGGGCCTTATGTTTGCCTTTGCTCTAGCTCAGGGCGGTGAATTTGCTTTTGTGCTGTTTTCTTTTGCCACGCAAAACAACATCCTCACCCCAGCTGTAGCCAATCCTTTAGTAGTGGTTGTAGCCCTATCGATGGTGCTGACACCATTGCTGATGATCATCAACGAAAAGCTGGTACAACCTCGCTTTAGAGACTTAACCCCCAGGCCAGAGGCAGATGAAATTGACGACAACGAAAATCCCGTAATCATTGCAGGCTTCGGTCGGTTTGGACAAATTGTGGGCCGTTTACTGCTGGCCAACGGCTGCACCATTACGGTTCTAGATCACAATGCTACCCAAATCGAAATGCTGCGCCGCTTTGATTGGAAAGTGTTTTATGGAGATGCTTCTCGGACTGATCTGTTGCATGCGGCAGGGGCAGAACAAGCCAAGCTACTGGTGATCGCAATTGACGATCCTGAAAAAACTCTAGAAACCGTTGACCGGGTTCGCAAGCATTTTCCCCACCTGAAGATTTTGGCCCGTGCAAGTGACCGCCGCCACGCTTACGAGCTAATTCGACGCGGCGTAGAAGTCGTTCAACGGGAGACTTTTGGCTCTGCTTTGGAGATGGGTGTAGAGGCGCTGAAAGCGCTGGGAGTTCGTTCCTACCGAGCCCATCGAGCAGCCAATACCTTTAGAGAACATGATGAGCAGGCCTTGCAAGATATGGCCCATTTCACCGGCGATGAAAAGGGGTTGTTGGCGAGATCGCGTCAAATGGCCAGAGACCTAGAGCAATTGTTGCGTTCGGATGATCGAGAGCTGACTCAGGACATCGATCGGGCCTGGGATACTACAACCCTACGCAAAGATAGATAA
- a CDS encoding 5-formyltetrahydrofolate cyclo-ligase, with protein MTQQAWSGHHADKDKADKDKLRTEIWSLLKEQQATIRDPFGHIPNFVGAEQAAERLAQLTIWQQAKVIKCNPDSPQAPVRLRALQAGKRLYMAVPRLTNARCFVELTAEALQQHDVQLEAGAIARNALTYGRLVSFEEMEPIDLVLVGCVAVTGNGGRTGKGAGFADLELAMLKAFGLVESKTPIATTVHPLQVVEDSRLPMQAHDWPLDWIVTPEKVIETNKSYLQPAGLDWDALRPEQLKKIPILRKLKEQLTSEQPQ; from the coding sequence ATGACTCAACAGGCTTGGAGCGGCCATCACGCCGACAAAGACAAGGCTGACAAAGACAAACTCAGAACCGAAATCTGGTCCTTGCTCAAGGAACAGCAAGCAACGATCCGTGACCCGTTCGGCCATATTCCCAATTTTGTCGGGGCTGAGCAGGCGGCTGAACGACTGGCGCAGCTAACCATTTGGCAGCAGGCAAAGGTCATCAAGTGTAATCCCGATTCACCCCAAGCTCCCGTGCGTTTACGCGCTTTGCAGGCGGGTAAGCGCCTGTATATGGCAGTGCCTCGCCTGACCAATGCTCGCTGCTTTGTGGAGTTGACTGCGGAGGCTTTGCAGCAGCACGATGTCCAGCTTGAAGCAGGAGCGATTGCACGGAATGCCCTGACTTATGGCCGCTTAGTGAGCTTTGAGGAGATGGAGCCGATTGATCTGGTTTTGGTGGGCTGCGTAGCCGTGACCGGCAATGGAGGCCGAACTGGTAAAGGCGCTGGCTTTGCCGACCTGGAACTGGCAATGCTAAAAGCGTTTGGATTGGTGGAATCTAAAACCCCCATTGCAACCACGGTACATCCCTTGCAGGTCGTTGAAGACTCACGTTTGCCAATGCAAGCTCATGATTGGCCGCTCGATTGGATTGTCACGCCTGAAAAGGTAATTGAAACTAACAAGAGCTATCTACAACCAGCCGGTTTAGATTGGGATGCCCTGCGACCTGAGCAACTCAAAAAGATTCCAATCCTGCGCAAGCTGAAGGAGCAACTTACTTCGGAGCAGCCTCAATGA
- a CDS encoding RidA family protein: MSRHLISSGSPFERDIGYSRAVVDGDWVFVSGTTGFDYGTMIISEDVVEQAEQCLKNIDAALAEAGCALKDIVRVRYILPNREDFEPCWPVLRQYLGEIRPAATMIAAGLSDPRMRIEIEVTARRQS; encoded by the coding sequence ATGAGCCGTCATCTTATTTCCTCCGGTTCACCTTTCGAGCGAGATATTGGTTATTCCAGAGCTGTTGTAGATGGCGACTGGGTCTTCGTTTCAGGTACGACCGGTTTTGATTACGGCACAATGATCATCTCTGAAGATGTGGTGGAACAAGCAGAACAATGCCTTAAAAACATTGATGCGGCATTGGCAGAAGCAGGCTGCGCTTTAAAGGACATTGTGCGCGTGCGTTACATTCTGCCCAATCGAGAAGATTTTGAGCCTTGCTGGCCGGTGCTGCGTCAATATCTGGGAGAGATTCGCCCAGCGGCAACCATGATTGCTGCTGGGCTTTCAGACCCTCGAATGCGAATTGAAATAGAAGTGACCGCACGTCGTCAAAGCTAG
- a CDS encoding aldo/keto reductase — protein sequence MKTSQNLFLPTMGCGTWAWGNRLLWGYDESMDDQLQAVFNLCVESGVTLFDTGDSYGTGKLNGRSELLLGRFAKGYLGPNQEKVCLATKLAAYPWRWSRRSMVSAGQASAQRLGRVDLVQMHWSTANYAPWQEGALLEGLADLYEQGLVKGVGLSNYGPQRLKWVHQKLAQRGVPIATLQVQYSLLSTYPVTQLDLKQVCDELGIRLIAYSPLALGLLTGKYSPQGPWPKGIRGLLFRQLLPGMSPLLGCLQEISKSRNKTLSQIAINWCIAKGTMPIPGAKTVEQAKENLGALGWQLDENEVTALDQAAAGLAKPMVQNIFQTQ from the coding sequence ATGAAGACGAGTCAAAACCTTTTTCTGCCAACGATGGGCTGTGGAACCTGGGCTTGGGGCAATCGCCTGCTCTGGGGTTATGACGAAAGCATGGATGACCAGTTGCAAGCAGTCTTCAACCTGTGTGTAGAAAGCGGCGTGACTCTGTTTGATACCGGCGATTCCTACGGCACTGGCAAGTTGAATGGGCGCAGCGAACTGCTGTTGGGACGTTTCGCCAAAGGGTATCTAGGGCCAAATCAAGAAAAGGTTTGTCTAGCAACCAAGCTAGCGGCTTACCCCTGGCGTTGGAGTCGCCGGTCGATGGTATCAGCAGGTCAAGCTTCTGCTCAAAGACTAGGGAGAGTCGATTTGGTGCAGATGCACTGGTCTACTGCCAACTATGCTCCCTGGCAAGAGGGCGCGCTTTTGGAGGGTCTGGCGGACCTCTATGAGCAAGGGCTAGTCAAGGGTGTGGGCCTGTCTAACTATGGACCCCAACGGCTGAAATGGGTGCATCAAAAACTGGCTCAGCGCGGCGTTCCCATTGCTACCCTTCAGGTCCAATATTCACTCCTCTCGACCTATCCTGTCACCCAATTGGACCTCAAGCAGGTGTGTGATGAACTCGGCATCCGGTTGATTGCCTACAGTCCTCTGGCACTGGGTCTGCTCACTGGAAAATATTCGCCGCAAGGCCCCTGGCCCAAGGGAATTCGCGGTCTGTTATTCAGGCAACTCTTGCCAGGAATGAGCCCGCTTTTGGGCTGCTTACAAGAAATTTCTAAGTCGAGAAATAAGACCCTGTCGCAGATTGCCATTAACTGGTGTATCGCTAAGGGAACGATGCCAATCCCAGGCGCGAAGACTGTAGAACAGGCCAAGGAGAATCTAGGGGCGCTGGGCTGGCAGCTAGACGAAAACGAGGTGACAGCGCTCGACCAGGCAGCGGCTGGGCTGGCTAAACCAATGGTTCAAAACATCTTTCAGACTCAGTGA
- a CDS encoding NAD(P)/FAD-dependent oxidoreductase has protein sequence MKTFDYIILGAGLGGLSAAACLTRQGYRVAVLEKHYLPGGCCHTFDYGEYRFCADVHYISQCGPNQTIGQFLNYIEREVVFNSLDPDCIDRVITDEADFKIPLGWEKLRTRLLDNFPEEAEPINRYCDTIQNLHQEIHGLAREVRWFNQKWTDWLKLPKYWDLFQKRTWTLQDLYNQVGLSPKLQAVLAGQSGDYALPPEEIALMTHTSLVWDYSEGAYYPKHHFKHFVGTIVEAITTGGGVVKLSTPVENIQVENHRVQMLTAGGQQYYATKGYISDLDPKLTVSLVNNPRAFSSRERQRLTGYQYSASAFNIYLGLDSRFEPERYGIGNWNIWYYPGGDLNRAYQQQLEGNLERPWIFLSCPTMKSSEPGMGPAGHHVLEIATVCPYEPFEQLHKTDPKAYKAKKREIYKQLMVSVQDLIPDVNAYTRMKLYGTPTTSEFYLGQPQGNIYGAKLIPRQVGLNRLGYATELPNLFFVGASAGYPSVPGVIGNGMDVVELITGQAVWGKTAAQRPLVGAR, from the coding sequence ATGAAAACCTTTGATTACATCATTTTAGGCGCTGGTTTAGGAGGGCTCTCAGCCGCCGCCTGTTTGACCCGGCAAGGCTATCGGGTTGCCGTTTTGGAAAAGCACTACCTGCCGGGCGGTTGCTGTCACACCTTCGACTATGGGGAGTACCGCTTCTGCGCGGATGTCCACTACATTTCGCAATGTGGTCCTAATCAGACCATTGGTCAATTTCTAAACTACATTGAGCGCGAGGTTGTCTTTAATAGCCTTGATCCAGACTGCATCGACCGCGTGATTACAGACGAGGCAGATTTTAAGATTCCGCTTGGTTGGGAAAAGCTGCGGACCCGTTTGCTGGACAATTTTCCTGAAGAAGCAGAGCCTATCAATCGCTACTGCGATACGATTCAGAACCTCCACCAAGAAATTCATGGGCTAGCACGAGAAGTGCGTTGGTTTAATCAGAAGTGGACTGACTGGTTGAAGCTGCCCAAATACTGGGACCTGTTTCAGAAGCGCACCTGGACCTTGCAGGATTTGTACAACCAGGTTGGCCTATCGCCCAAATTGCAGGCGGTGTTAGCAGGTCAGAGCGGCGATTATGCCTTGCCGCCCGAAGAGATTGCCCTGATGACCCATACTTCGCTGGTTTGGGACTATTCAGAAGGGGCTTATTATCCCAAACATCATTTCAAGCACTTTGTAGGCACGATTGTAGAAGCAATCACCACAGGCGGTGGGGTGGTTAAACTGTCAACACCAGTGGAAAATATCCAGGTCGAGAACCACCGCGTTCAAATGCTCACGGCGGGTGGTCAACAGTATTACGCAACCAAGGGTTACATCAGCGACCTAGACCCCAAGTTAACGGTTTCCCTGGTTAATAATCCTCGGGCTTTCAGTTCGCGAGAGCGCCAACGTCTGACCGGCTACCAATATTCTGCCAGTGCTTTCAACATCTACTTGGGCTTAGACAGCCGTTTTGAGCCCGAACGCTATGGCATTGGCAACTGGAATATCTGGTATTACCCCGGCGGTGATTTGAACCGGGCCTATCAGCAACAGTTGGAGGGAAATCTGGAGCGTCCCTGGATTTTCCTGTCTTGCCCGACCATGAAATCGAGCGAACCGGGCATGGGACCGGCAGGACATCACGTTCTAGAAATTGCTACTGTTTGTCCCTATGAACCCTTTGAACAGCTGCACAAAACTGATCCCAAGGCTTATAAAGCCAAGAAGCGAGAAATTTATAAGCAACTGATGGTCAGCGTGCAGGATTTGATTCCAGATGTGAATGCCTACACCCGCATGAAACTCTACGGCACACCGACCACGAGTGAGTTCTATTTGGGGCAACCGCAGGGCAATATTTACGGGGCTAAGCTCATTCCGAGACAGGTGGGTTTGAATCGGTTGGGCTATGCGACTGAGTTGCCTAATCTGTTCTTTGTGGGCGCAAGTGCGGGTTATCCCAGTGTGCCAGGTGTAATTGGCAATGGCATGGATGTGGTGGAGCTGATCACCGGCCAAGCCGTATGGGGAAAAACGGCAGCCCAACGGCCTTTGGTCGGTGCCAGGTAA
- a CDS encoding nucleoside deaminase yields the protein MTDSNNPFMQEAIALSLHSMRTGKGGPYGAVVVKDGEIIGRGMNEVTSRHDPTAHAEMTAIREACQSLQSWQLLGCELYTSCEPCPMCMATIYWAKLARVYYANTKEDAAQFGFNSLSIYQELALPIERRQLPMDQLMQEQALVAFEEWQNKADKAPY from the coding sequence ATGACAGACTCAAACAATCCCTTTATGCAAGAGGCAATTGCGCTGTCTCTGCACAGTATGCGCACTGGCAAAGGGGGACCCTATGGAGCCGTGGTTGTGAAAGATGGCGAGATTATCGGCAGAGGCATGAACGAGGTCACCTCCCGCCATGACCCAACCGCCCACGCGGAAATGACAGCGATTCGTGAAGCCTGCCAAAGCTTGCAATCTTGGCAACTGCTAGGCTGCGAACTCTACACTAGTTGCGAACCCTGCCCCATGTGCATGGCCACAATCTATTGGGCAAAACTAGCTCGGGTCTACTATGCCAACACTAAAGAAGACGCCGCTCAATTTGGCTTCAATAGCCTGTCGATCTACCAGGAACTCGCGCTGCCCATAGAGCGCCGCCAACTGCCAATGGATCAGCTCATGCAGGAGCAAGCTCTAGTTGCCTTTGAAGAGTGGCAGAACAAAGCAGACAAAGCACCGTATTAG
- a CDS encoding tryptophan-rich sensory protein, whose product MRTSAQEPQPGLALPIATLVAILATLTVNVLSNFFPPQGLNIGQISNTILRGVQITPANYAFAIWGLIYLGLICYGIYQLLPAQRSNLTLRQVDTLLIIACIAQIIWVYLFTLQQFWLSVVAILAILLPLIGAYLRLGAGRRPSRTQRWLVYVPLSIYLGWISVATIVNVASALYNSGWNGWGISAEGWTVIMLIVGAAIGGLIALRRADVAFTLVFVWAYVAIAVRQVDNPAIRLTAGMAAIAMIALLVFSRSRRSSRPGSLDA is encoded by the coding sequence ATGAGAACATCCGCGCAAGAGCCCCAGCCAGGGCTCGCACTGCCCATTGCAACCCTGGTCGCGATCCTGGCAACCCTGACCGTCAACGTCCTGTCGAATTTCTTTCCGCCGCAAGGGCTAAATATTGGTCAAATTTCCAACACCATTCTGCGAGGCGTGCAGATTACGCCTGCTAACTATGCCTTTGCAATTTGGGGCTTAATCTACCTGGGCTTGATTTGCTATGGCATCTACCAGTTGCTTCCGGCGCAGCGCAGTAATCTAACCCTGCGTCAGGTGGATACGCTGCTGATTATTGCTTGCATTGCTCAGATTATTTGGGTTTATCTCTTCACCCTGCAACAGTTCTGGCTTTCGGTCGTGGCAATTCTAGCCATCCTATTGCCATTGATTGGGGCTTATCTGCGCTTGGGTGCGGGTCGCCGCCCGTCGCGAACGCAGCGATGGCTGGTGTATGTGCCCTTGAGCATCTATTTGGGTTGGATTTCGGTTGCCACAATTGTCAATGTCGCCTCTGCCCTCTACAACTCCGGTTGGAATGGTTGGGGCATTTCTGCTGAAGGTTGGACGGTGATCATGCTGATCGTGGGCGCTGCTATTGGTGGCCTGATTGCGCTTCGCCGCGCAGATGTTGCGTTCACGCTGGTGTTCGTCTGGGCCTATGTGGCGATTGCTGTGCGTCAGGTTGACAATCCTGCAATTCGACTAACGGCAGGTATGGCAGCGATCGCAATGATTGCCTTGCTAGTGTTTAGCCGCAGTCGCAGGTCATCTAGACCTGGGAGCTTAGACGCCTAG